In Streptomyces ambofaciens ATCC 23877, a single genomic region encodes these proteins:
- a CDS encoding bile acid:sodium symporter family protein has translation MPVDPYILLLLGTVGLAALVPARGAGADVASGASTAAIAFLFFLYGARLSTREAMDGVRHWRLHVTVLACTFVVFPLLGLASRGLVPVLLTDPLQQGLLFLTLVPSTIQSSIAFTSLARGNVPAAICAGSFSSLVGIVVTPLLAAALLGSGGGGFSADALVKIVLQLLVPFVAGQLLRRWIGGFVARHKKVLGLVDRGSILLVVYTAFSAGMVQGIWHRVSPVRLLGLLAVEAVLLAVMLLLTWYGAKALGFGRADRIAVQFAGSKKSLAAGLPMASVLFGAQASLAVLPLMLFHQMQLMVCAVIAKRRSHDPEAATADDSAAPARAAVGTAGR, from the coding sequence ATGCCGGTCGACCCCTACATCCTGCTGCTGCTCGGCACGGTCGGCCTCGCGGCGCTGGTGCCCGCCCGCGGCGCGGGTGCGGACGTGGCCTCCGGCGCCTCCACCGCGGCGATCGCGTTCCTCTTCTTCCTCTACGGTGCCCGGCTCTCCACCCGTGAGGCGATGGACGGCGTGCGGCACTGGCGGCTCCACGTCACCGTGCTGGCCTGCACCTTCGTCGTCTTCCCGCTGCTCGGACTCGCCTCCCGCGGTCTGGTCCCGGTGCTTTTGACCGACCCCCTCCAGCAGGGCCTGCTCTTCCTCACCCTGGTCCCGTCGACCATCCAGTCGTCGATCGCCTTCACCTCCCTCGCCCGCGGCAACGTGCCGGCGGCGATCTGCGCCGGGTCCTTCTCCTCGCTGGTCGGCATCGTCGTCACCCCGCTGCTGGCCGCCGCCCTGCTGGGCAGCGGCGGGGGCGGGTTCTCCGCCGACGCGCTGGTGAAGATCGTGCTGCAACTGCTGGTGCCGTTCGTGGCCGGCCAGCTGCTGCGCCGCTGGATCGGCGGCTTCGTCGCCCGGCACAAGAAGGTGCTCGGGCTCGTCGACCGCGGCTCGATCCTGCTGGTCGTCTACACGGCGTTCAGCGCGGGCATGGTCCAGGGCATCTGGCACCGGGTCAGCCCGGTCCGGCTCCTCGGGCTGCTGGCCGTGGAGGCCGTGCTGCTCGCCGTGATGCTGCTGCTGACCTGGTACGGGGCGAAGGCGCTGGGCTTCGGCCGGGCGGACCGGATCGCCGTCCAGTTCGCCGGGTCGAAGAAGTCGCTCGCCGCCGGGCTGCCGATGGCGAGTGTCCTGTTCGGCGCCCAGGCCTCGCTGGCCGTGCTGCCGCTGATGCTCTTCCACCAGATGCAGCTGATGGTGTGCGCGGTCATCGCCAAGCGCCGCTCGCACGATCCGGAGGCGGCCACCGCGGACGACTCCGCGGCTCCCGCGCGCGCCGCGGTCGGCACCGCCGGCCGCTGA
- the fdhD gene encoding formate dehydrogenase accessory sulfurtransferase FdhD gives MGRVTERRKVIRIRDGAVSARPDTLVAEEPLEIRLNGRPLAITMRTPGDDFALAAGFLVSEGVLAEQDDLQNIVYCAGATADGVNTYNVVDVRTAAGVRIPDITLERNVYTTSSCGLCGKASLDAVRTTARWPIADTPPVRVTPELLAGLPDRLRGAQRVFDRTGGLHAAALFTEGGELVDVREDVGRHNAVDKLVGRALRDGDLPLSRSVLLVSGRASFELAQKAVMAGIPVLAAVSAPSSLAVDLAAETGLTLVGFLRGTSMNVYAGEDRVALRAAAAQG, from the coding sequence ATGGGACGAGTCACGGAACGACGCAAGGTGATCCGGATCCGGGACGGGGCGGTCTCCGCCCGCCCGGACACGCTCGTCGCCGAGGAACCGCTGGAGATCCGGCTGAACGGCAGGCCCCTCGCCATCACCATGCGCACCCCGGGCGACGACTTCGCGCTGGCCGCCGGGTTCCTGGTCAGCGAGGGCGTGCTCGCCGAGCAGGACGACCTCCAGAACATCGTCTACTGCGCGGGCGCCACGGCCGACGGGGTGAACACCTACAACGTGGTCGACGTGCGGACCGCCGCCGGAGTGCGGATCCCCGACATCACCCTGGAGCGGAACGTCTACACGACCTCCTCGTGCGGACTGTGCGGCAAGGCGAGCCTGGACGCGGTGCGCACGACGGCCCGCTGGCCGATCGCCGACACTCCCCCGGTCCGCGTCACGCCGGAACTGCTGGCGGGCCTGCCCGACCGGCTGCGCGGCGCCCAACGGGTCTTCGACCGGACCGGCGGACTGCACGCGGCGGCCCTGTTCACCGAGGGCGGCGAGCTGGTGGACGTGCGGGAGGACGTGGGCCGGCACAACGCCGTGGACAAACTGGTCGGCCGTGCCCTGCGCGACGGCGACCTGCCCCTGTCCCGGTCCGTCCTGCTGGTGTCGGGCAGGGCCTCCTTCGAGCTGGCGCAGAAGGCCGTGATGGCGGGCATCCCGGTGCTGGCCGCGGTGTCGGCGCCGTCCTCGCTCGCGGTGGACCTGGCCGCCGAGACGGGGCTGACGCTGGTGGGCTTCCTGCGCGGCACCTCCATGAACGTGTACGCGGGTGAGGACCGCGTCGCCCTGCGGGCCGCGGCCGCCCAGGGCTGA
- a CDS encoding AMP-dependent synthetase/ligase: MREFTSPPSTSAPPVGGLADVVFRHAREDPQHIALGRKDEAGQWRDVTAGAFRDEVLALAKGLLAQGVRFGDRVAIMSRTRYEWTLFDFALWTIGAQVVPVYPTSSAEQCLWMLYDAEVTAAVVEHEDHAMTIATVIDRLPHLRGLWQLDSGAVQELYDAGAHLDDEVVHRHRKAVTPDTVATVIYTSGTTGRPKGCVLTHGNFMYEADTVIERWEPVFHSKKGDEAATLLFLPLAHVFGRMVEVAAIRGRVRFGHQPQLNAAVLLPDLAAFRPTFILAVPYIFEKVFNAARRKAEKEGRAGAFEKAVEVAVKYAEAVEARAWGIGPGPSAGLRMQHQLFDKLVYAKVRAAMGGRIRNAMSGGSAMDRRLGLFFAGAGVQIYEGYGLTESTAAATANPPERTRFGTVGRPVPGVTVHLADDGEIWLNGDNVFQGYLNNPKATDETLHDGWLATGDLGALDEDGYLTITGRKKEILVTSGGKSVSPGLLEERVRDHPLVNQCIVVGNDRPYIAALITLDTEAVDHWLAMRNKPRMSPAELVHDADLETEVRRAVVAANTLVSQAESIRTFRILAQPFTEEHGLLTPSLKLKRKAIEKAYGVEVEALYTA; the protein is encoded by the coding sequence TTGCGCGAGTTCACCAGTCCTCCGTCGACGTCGGCACCACCGGTGGGCGGTCTGGCCGACGTCGTCTTCCGCCATGCGCGGGAGGACCCGCAGCACATCGCGCTGGGCCGCAAGGACGAGGCCGGGCAGTGGAGGGACGTGACCGCCGGAGCCTTCCGCGACGAGGTGCTGGCCCTCGCCAAGGGCCTGCTCGCCCAGGGCGTCCGCTTCGGCGACCGAGTGGCCATCATGTCCCGCACCCGCTACGAGTGGACCCTCTTCGACTTCGCCCTGTGGACGATCGGCGCCCAGGTGGTGCCGGTGTACCCGACCTCCTCGGCCGAGCAGTGCCTGTGGATGCTGTACGACGCCGAGGTGACGGCCGCGGTCGTGGAGCACGAGGACCACGCGATGACCATCGCCACCGTCATCGACCGGCTGCCGCACCTGCGGGGCCTGTGGCAGCTGGACTCCGGCGCCGTCCAGGAGCTGTACGACGCGGGCGCCCACCTCGACGACGAGGTGGTGCACCGGCACCGGAAGGCGGTCACGCCCGACACGGTCGCCACCGTCATCTACACCTCGGGCACCACGGGCCGCCCCAAGGGCTGTGTCCTGACGCACGGCAACTTCATGTACGAGGCGGACACGGTCATCGAGCGCTGGGAGCCGGTGTTCCACTCGAAGAAGGGCGACGAGGCGGCGACCCTGCTGTTCCTGCCCCTCGCCCACGTCTTCGGCCGGATGGTGGAGGTCGCGGCGATCCGCGGCCGGGTCCGCTTCGGCCACCAGCCGCAGCTCAACGCCGCCGTCCTGCTGCCGGACCTGGCCGCCTTCAGACCGACCTTCATCCTGGCCGTGCCGTACATCTTCGAGAAGGTGTTCAACGCGGCCCGGCGCAAGGCGGAGAAGGAGGGGAGGGCGGGCGCCTTCGAGAAGGCCGTCGAGGTGGCCGTGAAGTACGCGGAGGCCGTGGAGGCGAGGGCCTGGGGCATCGGCCCCGGCCCGTCGGCGGGCCTGCGCATGCAGCACCAGCTCTTCGACAAGCTCGTCTACGCCAAGGTGCGGGCCGCGATGGGCGGGCGCATCCGCAACGCCATGTCGGGCGGCTCGGCGATGGACCGGCGGCTCGGCCTGTTCTTCGCGGGCGCCGGTGTGCAGATCTACGAGGGCTACGGCCTGACCGAGTCCACGGCGGCGGCCACCGCCAACCCGCCCGAGCGCACCCGCTTCGGCACGGTGGGCCGGCCCGTTCCGGGCGTCACCGTGCACCTCGCGGACGACGGCGAGATCTGGCTGAACGGCGACAACGTCTTCCAGGGCTACCTCAACAACCCCAAGGCCACCGACGAGACCCTGCACGACGGCTGGCTCGCCACCGGTGACCTGGGCGCGCTGGACGAGGACGGCTACCTCACCATCACCGGCCGCAAGAAGGAGATCCTGGTGACCTCCGGCGGCAAGAGCGTCTCCCCCGGTCTGCTGGAGGAGCGCGTCCGGGACCATCCGCTGGTCAACCAGTGCATCGTCGTCGGCAACGACCGCCCCTACATCGCCGCCCTGATCACGCTCGACACCGAGGCCGTCGACCACTGGCTGGCGATGCGCAACAAGCCGCGGATGTCCCCGGCCGAGCTGGTGCACGACGCCGACCTGGAGACGGAGGTGCGGCGGGCGGTCGTGGCCGCCAACACGCTGGTGTCGCAGGCCGAGTCGATCCGCACCTTCCGCATCCTGGCCCAGCCGTTCACCGAGGAGCACGGCCTGCTGACGCCCTCGCTGAAACTGAAGCGCAAGGCCATCGAGAAGGCCTACGGCGTGGAGGTCGAGGCGCTGTACACGGCCTGA
- a CDS encoding OFA family MFS transporter — protein MSPPVAPPGWSRWLVPPAALSVHLSIGQAYAWSVFKPPLESSLGLSGTQSALPFQLGIVMLGLSAAFGGTLVERHGPRWAMTVALVCFSSGFLLSALGAAVEQYWLIVLGYGFVGGIGLGIGYISPVSTLIKWFPDRPGMATGIAIMGFGGGALIASPWSAQMLESFGTDSSGIALAFLVHGLTYAVFMLLGVLLVRVPRPKKGADGSAAALGGIQVSARGALRTPQFWLLWLVLCMNVTAGIGILEKAAPMITDFFADTSTPVSATAAAGFVALLSAANMAGRIGWSSTSDLIGRKNIYRVYLGVGAVMYTLIALFGDASKPLFVLCALVVLSFYGGGFATIPAYLKDLFGTYQVGAIHGRLLTAWSTAGVLGPLIVNWIADRQEEAGRHGASLYGTSFVIMIGLLAVGFVANELVRPVHPRHHVSATPAPKEAADVRRQQPESA, from the coding sequence ATGAGTCCCCCTGTCGCACCCCCGGGCTGGAGCCGCTGGCTCGTTCCCCCCGCCGCCCTCTCGGTCCACCTCTCCATCGGCCAGGCCTACGCCTGGTCCGTGTTCAAGCCGCCCCTGGAGTCCTCGCTCGGCCTCAGCGGCACGCAGAGCGCGCTCCCCTTCCAGCTCGGCATCGTCATGCTCGGCCTGTCGGCCGCGTTCGGCGGCACGCTCGTGGAACGGCACGGGCCGCGCTGGGCGATGACCGTCGCCCTGGTCTGCTTCTCCTCCGGCTTCCTGCTCTCCGCGCTCGGCGCGGCGGTGGAGCAGTACTGGCTGATCGTCCTCGGCTACGGCTTCGTCGGCGGGATCGGCCTCGGCATCGGCTACATCTCGCCCGTCTCCACGCTGATCAAGTGGTTCCCGGACCGGCCCGGCATGGCCACCGGCATCGCCATCATGGGGTTCGGCGGCGGCGCGCTCATCGCCTCGCCCTGGTCGGCGCAGATGCTGGAGTCCTTCGGCACCGACAGCTCCGGGATCGCCCTCGCCTTCCTCGTGCACGGGCTGACGTACGCCGTCTTCATGCTGCTGGGCGTGCTGCTCGTGCGGGTGCCGCGCCCGAAGAAGGGGGCGGACGGCTCGGCGGCGGCCCTCGGCGGCATCCAGGTCTCGGCGCGCGGTGCCCTGCGCACCCCGCAGTTCTGGCTGCTGTGGCTCGTGCTCTGCATGAACGTCACGGCCGGCATCGGCATCCTGGAGAAGGCCGCGCCGATGATCACCGACTTCTTCGCCGACACCTCCACCCCGGTGTCGGCGACCGCCGCCGCCGGGTTCGTGGCCCTGCTGTCGGCGGCCAACATGGCGGGCCGGATCGGCTGGTCCTCGACCTCCGACCTGATCGGCCGCAAGAACATCTACCGCGTCTACCTCGGTGTGGGCGCGGTGATGTACACCCTGATCGCCCTGTTCGGCGACGCCTCGAAACCCCTGTTCGTGCTGTGCGCGCTGGTCGTCCTGTCCTTCTACGGCGGCGGCTTCGCGACGATCCCCGCCTACCTCAAGGACCTCTTCGGCACCTACCAGGTCGGGGCGATCCACGGGCGGCTGCTCACCGCGTGGTCCACCGCCGGTGTCCTCGGACCGCTGATCGTGAACTGGATCGCCGACCGGCAGGAGGAGGCCGGGCGGCACGGCGCGTCCCTGTACGGGACGTCCTTCGTCATCATGATCGGGCTGCTGGCCGTCGGCTTCGTGGCCAACGAACTCGTCCGTCCCGTCCACCCCCGCCACCACGTCTCCGCCACCCCCGCACCGAAGGAGGCCGCCGATGTCCGACGACAGCAGCCAGAGTCCGCCTGA
- a CDS encoding class I SAM-dependent methyltransferase, protein MAHDHHQHGHDHRGPEHGHAHDHADIDWADLAPLLEAQAELYTPLYRQAMAWLAREVTEPGLVVDVGSGPGVVSCLFADTFPGARVVAADGAAPLLDRARDRAARLGLADRFGTLAGDLPGVLGELDHPADLMWASQSLHHLGDQRAALAALAGHLAPGGTLAVLEGGLPARFLPRDLGIGRPGLQARMHAVEEDYFAEMRAALPGTVAETEDWAALLTAAGLKHTGTRSFLLDLPAPLTDEARAYVATSLSRLRDRIADGLDATDRATLDRLLDPADEAGVHRRQDVFVLLAHTVYTAVRPA, encoded by the coding sequence ATGGCGCACGACCACCACCAGCACGGGCACGACCACCGCGGACCCGAACACGGTCACGCCCACGACCACGCGGACATCGACTGGGCCGACCTGGCACCGCTGCTGGAGGCGCAGGCGGAGCTGTACACGCCGCTGTACCGGCAGGCCATGGCCTGGCTGGCGCGGGAGGTGACCGAGCCCGGCCTGGTCGTCGACGTCGGCAGCGGCCCCGGCGTCGTCTCCTGCCTGTTCGCCGACACCTTCCCCGGCGCCCGCGTCGTCGCCGCCGACGGCGCCGCACCGCTGTTGGACCGGGCCCGCGACCGCGCCGCCCGGCTCGGCCTCGCCGACCGCTTCGGCACCCTCGCCGGCGACCTGCCCGGCGTGCTGGGCGAGCTCGACCACCCGGCGGACCTGATGTGGGCGAGCCAGAGCCTGCACCACCTCGGCGACCAGCGCGCGGCCCTCGCCGCGCTCGCCGGACACCTGGCCCCCGGCGGCACACTGGCCGTCCTGGAGGGCGGGCTCCCGGCCCGCTTCCTGCCCCGCGACCTCGGCATCGGACGCCCCGGGCTCCAGGCCCGGATGCACGCGGTCGAGGAGGACTACTTCGCGGAGATGCGCGCGGCACTGCCCGGCACCGTGGCGGAGACCGAGGACTGGGCCGCGCTGCTGACCGCGGCGGGCCTGAAGCACACCGGCACCCGCAGCTTCCTGCTGGACCTGCCCGCGCCCCTCACGGACGAGGCCCGTGCGTACGTCGCCACCTCCCTGTCCCGGCTGCGCGACCGGATCGCGGACGGCCTCGACGCCACCGACCGGGCCACCCTCGACCGGCTGCTCGACCCCGCGGACGAGGCGGGCGTCCACCGCCGCCAGGACGTGTTCGTGCTGCTGGCGCACACGGTCTACACGGCGGTACGGCCGGCCTGA
- a CDS encoding MFS transporter small subunit has product MSDDSSQSPPDLPDRRPLIAFTWLWVGAPLAYGLYELVRKATQLFTG; this is encoded by the coding sequence ATGTCCGACGACAGCAGCCAGAGTCCGCCTGACCTGCCCGACCGGCGGCCGCTGATCGCCTTCACCTGGCTCTGGGTGGGCGCGCCGCTCGCCTACGGGCTGTACGAACTCGTCCGGAAGGCGACCCAGCTGTTCACCGGGTGA
- a CDS encoding LysR substrate-binding domain-containing protein, protein MYDPSHLRTFLTVAQTLSFTQAARRLGLRQSTVSQHVRRLEDATGRQLFSRDTHSVELTEDGEAMLGFARRILEVHEQATAFFTGTRLRGRLRFGASEDFVLTRLPEILEGFRHEHPEVDLELTVELSGTLHEQLAAGKLDLVLAKRRPEDPRGEPVWRDRLVWIGAERLRLDPDRPVPLIVYPPPGITRALALDALQRQGRDWRIVCTSGSLNGLLAAARAGLGVMAHSRGLVPPGLVRVPDRAGLPELGRVDFVLVHGRRHPSAQGAADALAAAILTRGDRLQRPQRAGLG, encoded by the coding sequence ATGTACGACCCCTCCCACCTGCGCACGTTCCTCACGGTGGCCCAGACGCTGAGCTTCACGCAGGCGGCCCGGCGGCTCGGGCTGCGCCAGTCGACGGTGAGCCAGCACGTGCGGCGGCTGGAGGACGCCACCGGCCGGCAGCTGTTCAGCCGCGACACGCATTCGGTGGAGCTGACGGAGGACGGGGAGGCCATGCTGGGGTTCGCGCGCCGCATCCTGGAGGTGCACGAGCAGGCGACCGCCTTCTTCACCGGCACCCGGCTGCGCGGCCGGCTGCGGTTCGGGGCGTCGGAGGACTTCGTGCTGACCCGGTTGCCGGAGATCCTGGAGGGCTTCCGGCACGAGCACCCCGAGGTGGACCTAGAGCTGACGGTGGAGCTGTCGGGGACGCTGCACGAGCAGCTGGCCGCCGGGAAGCTCGACCTGGTGCTGGCCAAGCGGCGGCCCGAGGACCCGCGGGGCGAGCCGGTCTGGCGCGACCGGCTGGTGTGGATCGGCGCGGAGCGGCTGCGTCTCGACCCGGACCGTCCCGTCCCGCTCATCGTCTACCCGCCGCCGGGCATCACCCGGGCGCTGGCGCTGGACGCCCTGCAGCGGCAGGGCCGTGACTGGCGCATCGTGTGCACCAGTGGCAGCCTCAACGGTCTGCTCGCCGCCGCCCGCGCGGGTCTCGGCGTGATGGCGCACTCCCGGGGACTCGTCCCGCCCGGCCTGGTGCGGGTGCCGGACCGGGCCGGGCTGCCCGAGCTGGGCCGGGTCGACTTCGTGCTGGTGCACGGCCGCCGCCACCCCTCGGCACAGGGCGCGGCGGACGCCCTCGCGGCGGCGATCCTGACGCGCGGCGACCGGCTGCAACGGCCGCAGCGCGCGGGTCTCGGATAG
- a CDS encoding aldo/keto reductase, with product MPQLGFGVWQVPDDEAETAVAQALEAGYRSIDTAAIYGNEEGTGKAVAASGVAREDLFVTTKLWNSDQGYDSTLRAFDTSLEKLGLEYVDLYLIHWPTPAKERYVDTYKAFEKLHADGRVRAIGVSNFLPEHLERLIGETSVVPAVNQIELHPHLQQHALREFHAEHGIATEAWSPLGSGKGILEIPAIVAIAQKHGRTPAQVVLRWHLQTGNVVIPKSVTPSRIEENIDVFGFSPDTEDLAAISALNEDRRLGPDPAEFNGA from the coding sequence ATGCCCCAGCTGGGCTTCGGCGTCTGGCAGGTGCCGGACGACGAGGCCGAGACGGCCGTCGCCCAGGCGCTTGAGGCCGGGTACCGCAGCATCGACACAGCGGCGATCTACGGCAACGAAGAGGGCACCGGCAAGGCCGTCGCCGCCTCCGGCGTGGCCCGCGAGGACCTCTTCGTCACCACCAAGCTCTGGAACAGCGACCAGGGGTACGACTCCACCCTCCGCGCCTTCGACACCTCGCTGGAGAAGCTCGGCCTGGAGTACGTGGACCTCTACCTGATCCACTGGCCCACGCCCGCCAAGGAGCGGTACGTCGACACGTACAAGGCGTTCGAGAAGCTGCACGCCGACGGCCGGGTCCGGGCCATCGGCGTCTCCAACTTCCTGCCGGAGCACCTGGAGCGGCTGATCGGCGAGACGTCGGTCGTCCCGGCCGTCAACCAGATCGAGCTGCACCCCCACCTCCAGCAGCACGCGCTGCGCGAGTTCCACGCGGAGCACGGCATCGCCACCGAGGCCTGGTCGCCGCTCGGCTCCGGCAAGGGCATCCTCGAGATCCCGGCGATCGTGGCGATCGCCCAGAAGCACGGCCGCACCCCGGCCCAGGTCGTGCTGCGCTGGCACCTGCAGACCGGCAACGTGGTGATCCCGAAGTCCGTGACGCCGTCGCGGATCGAGGAGAACATCGACGTGTTCGGCTTCTCCCCGGACACCGAGGACCTCGCGGCGATCAGCGCGCTGAACGAGGACCGGCGGCTGGGCCCGGACCCGGCGGAGTTCAACGGGGCCTGA
- a CDS encoding beta-ketoacyl-ACP synthase III — translation MHGSRITAVGHYQPAGILTNEDLAGMVDTSDEWIRSRVGIHSRRIAGPEEPVDELAGHAAAKALAAAGLTPADVDMVVVATSTAIDRSPNTAARVAARLGIPGPAALDVNVVCAGFTHALATADHAVRAGSSSRALVIGADKMSEVADWSDRTTCVLVGDGAGAAVVEASAPGAEPGIGPVLWGSVPEMGNAVRIEGTPPRFAQEGQSVYRWATTRLPGFARQACERSGLEPADLAAVVLHQANLRIIEPLAAKIGAVNAVVARDVVESGNTSAASIPLALSKLVERGEITTGDPVLLFGFGGNLSYAGQVVRCP, via the coding sequence ATGCACGGCTCCCGCATCACCGCCGTCGGCCATTACCAGCCCGCCGGGATCCTCACCAACGAGGACCTGGCGGGCATGGTCGACACCAGCGACGAGTGGATCAGGAGCCGGGTCGGTATTCACTCCCGCCGTATCGCCGGACCCGAGGAGCCGGTCGACGAACTGGCGGGCCACGCCGCGGCCAAGGCGCTGGCGGCGGCCGGGCTGACGCCCGCCGACGTGGACATGGTCGTGGTCGCCACCTCCACCGCGATCGACCGCTCCCCGAACACCGCCGCCCGTGTCGCCGCCCGCCTCGGCATCCCCGGCCCCGCCGCGCTCGACGTCAACGTCGTGTGCGCCGGTTTCACCCACGCCCTGGCCACCGCCGACCACGCCGTGCGGGCCGGCTCGTCGAGCCGGGCCCTGGTCATCGGCGCGGACAAGATGTCCGAGGTGGCCGACTGGAGCGACCGCACCACCTGCGTGCTCGTCGGCGACGGGGCGGGGGCCGCCGTCGTGGAGGCCTCGGCGCCCGGAGCGGAGCCGGGGATCGGCCCCGTGCTGTGGGGGTCCGTGCCCGAGATGGGCAACGCGGTCCGCATCGAGGGCACGCCCCCGAGGTTCGCGCAGGAGGGCCAGAGCGTCTACCGCTGGGCGACCACACGACTTCCCGGCTTCGCGCGCCAGGCCTGTGAGCGTTCCGGCCTGGAGCCGGCCGACCTCGCCGCGGTCGTCCTGCACCAGGCGAACCTGCGCATCATCGAACCCCTCGCCGCGAAGATCGGCGCCGTCAACGCCGTCGTCGCCCGCGACGTCGTCGAGTCCGGCAACACCTCGGCGGCGAGCATCCCCCTCGCGCTCTCCAAGCTGGTGGAGCGCGGCGAGATCACCACCGGCGACCCGGTGCTGCTCTTCGGCTTCGGCGGGAACCTCTCCTACGCCGGACAGGTCGTCCGCTGCCCGTGA
- a CDS encoding exo-alpha-sialidase: MPSPPRVRPRSPLLALVSLCALAAAPLPAHAEPGSGAARFEQQILFEAGRDPGGYACFRIPAIVRTTEGTLLAFAEGRVLNCGDAGDIDIVVKRSTDGGRTWGPLQVVNDGGGDTHGNPAPVVDRTTGRVLLLETYNAGRTDAAGCAVPCARTPHLQYSDDDGRTWSAPRDLSAGILPPDWNSWYATGPVHGVQLTGGSRPGRLVVGVNAETWDGERVTAHHAALVVSDDGGEHWRVGATDTWPVAADGTFRQKPSEVALTERADGSLLVSGREENGTDLGHRTQAVSLDGGDSFAGPFRALPDLYTPQVQGSVLRLGDRLLLSAPADPDRRRTMTIRSSYDGGATWDGVDRGTVVTRDWSGYSDMVAVDDGTVGLLYEAGAVDARDEIRFARFTEDWLQPRRAAGPTTADRAPGAAPAAVLGGARVTDGAVGGALSFDGADDAVRLPFDERLPLGEGDFTASLRFRYTAADGEHPLLWMGGVGPAQPQVWLRAEPGDDRVQGLITTRDGGSAPRSARVRTERAHNDGAWHHLALRRGGGRLTLFLDGSAVGGTADVPGSVSRNSPFGVHVGERVDGRARFTGAIDEVRVWNRALTDEEIAAGDPPSALGNTVLHLPMDRVDANG; this comes from the coding sequence ATGCCGTCACCTCCCCGCGTGCGTCCGCGCTCCCCCCTGCTCGCCCTCGTCTCCCTGTGCGCCCTGGCCGCCGCCCCGCTCCCCGCCCACGCCGAACCCGGGAGCGGGGCGGCCCGGTTCGAGCAGCAGATCCTGTTCGAGGCGGGCCGGGACCCGGGCGGCTACGCCTGCTTCCGCATCCCGGCGATCGTGCGGACGACGGAGGGCACCCTGCTGGCCTTCGCCGAGGGCCGCGTCCTGAACTGCGGGGACGCCGGCGACATCGACATCGTCGTCAAGCGCTCCACCGACGGCGGACGCACCTGGGGTCCGCTCCAGGTCGTCAACGACGGCGGCGGCGACACCCACGGCAACCCGGCCCCGGTCGTGGACCGCACCACCGGTCGCGTCCTGCTGCTCGAGACGTACAACGCGGGCCGTACGGACGCCGCCGGCTGCGCGGTGCCCTGCGCCCGCACGCCCCACCTCCAGTACAGCGACGACGACGGCCGCACCTGGTCCGCGCCCCGCGACCTGAGCGCCGGCATCCTGCCGCCGGACTGGAACTCCTGGTACGCGACCGGCCCTGTGCACGGCGTCCAGCTCACCGGCGGCAGCCGTCCCGGTCGGCTCGTCGTCGGCGTCAACGCCGAGACCTGGGACGGCGAGCGGGTCACCGCCCACCACGCGGCGCTCGTGGTCAGCGACGACGGCGGCGAGCACTGGAGGGTGGGTGCCACCGACACCTGGCCCGTCGCCGCCGACGGCACCTTCCGGCAGAAGCCGTCCGAGGTCGCCCTCACCGAACGCGCCGACGGCTCGCTCCTGGTCAGCGGCCGCGAGGAGAACGGCACCGACCTCGGCCACCGCACGCAGGCCGTCAGCCTCGACGGCGGTGACAGCTTCGCCGGGCCCTTCCGGGCTCTGCCGGACCTGTACACCCCGCAGGTGCAGGGCTCGGTGCTCCGCCTGGGCGACCGGCTGCTGCTGTCCGCCCCCGCCGACCCCGACCGCCGCCGGACGATGACGATCCGCTCCTCCTACGACGGCGGCGCGACCTGGGACGGCGTGGACCGCGGCACGGTCGTCACCCGGGACTGGTCCGGCTACTCCGACATGGTGGCCGTCGACGACGGGACGGTGGGCCTGCTGTACGAGGCGGGAGCGGTCGACGCGCGCGACGAGATCCGCTTCGCCCGTTTCACCGAGGACTGGCTCCAGCCGCGCCGGGCCGCCGGTCCCACCACTGCCGACAGGGCCCCGGGCGCCGCTCCGGCGGCCGTCCTGGGCGGCGCCCGGGTGACGGACGGCGCGGTGGGCGGCGCCCTCTCCTTCGACGGCGCCGACGACGCCGTACGCCTGCCGTTCGACGAGCGGCTTCCGCTCGGGGAGGGGGACTTCACCGCCTCGCTGCGGTTCCGGTACACGGCGGCGGACGGGGAGCATCCGCTGCTGTGGATGGGCGGGGTCGGCCCCGCTCAGCCCCAGGTGTGGCTGCGTGCCGAGCCGGGCGACGACCGCGTCCAGGGGCTGATCACCACCCGCGACGGCGGGTCCGCCCCGCGCTCGGCCCGGGTCCGCACCGAACGCGCCCACAACGACGGCGCCTGGCACCACCTGGCGCTGCGTCGCGGCGGCGGCCGGCTCACGCTCTTCCTCGACGGCTCGGCGGTCGGCGGCACGGCGGACGTGCCCGGCTCGGTCAGCCGGAACTCGCCCTTCGGCGTGCACGTCGGGGAGCGGGTGGACGGCCGGGCGCGTTTCACCGGCGCGATCGACGAGGTACGCGTGTGGAACCGGGCGCTGACCGACGAGGAGATCGCCGCCGGCGATCCACCGTCGGCCCTCGGGAACACGGTGCTGCACCTGCCCATGGACCGGGTGGACGCGAACGGCTGA